One Halobacterium zhouii genomic region harbors:
- a CDS encoding PAS domain S-box protein yields MSEVKEDVTRELVLSVPENELRQRICERFAESGLYAFAWLGSYDPAKERVTLDAAAGTTADAPEAVPLADDSPRNRLVRSAVETRGVQIERGLLDDPPSADWGDHARNHGYQSVAVVPLVHEDEVYGVLYLAADRADGFGDDEQCLLATLGETIAVALDDAEAATNDGTDADGDGTDANDEAVVIKQRERHLRRAYEIIADGDRPFIERVDDLLEVVREAVGTDFATFSHVTDDYRFEAIDAPNDGDLQAGETVPLEELPNCRHVVESEETLVIRDVDEDAPELADPTWGISCYLGTPVYASDEVYGTFCFYGMEARSEEFTDWDVTFVELLGDWVGSELERRNYVEELRESEQHLSTLVETTPECIKTVGPDGTLLQMNPAGLDMVEADAASSVVGECVYDLIAPEHRQEFREFNERVCEGESGTLEFDIVGLDGTRRHMESHAAPMPGPDGTTVQVALTRDVTEQKRRERELQKHSRIVETVDDGIYALDADSRFTMVNDAYCELTGYDREELLGENASLVHTDDLNSELSAKVAEAVDGGREIAPVETKVETADGSLVTVRTQVTPFELEDGSYGRVGVVRDISEYKRMKEELNEIFARVSDAFYALDEEFRFTHVNDRAEELLQHSEEELLGENLWERFPEAAEEDAVWESFHTAMETQEPQSYELYFEPLEFWVEATVYPSETGMSVYFRDIAERKEREHELEQYETVAETASDVIVSIDAQSQVQYVNPVVESVFGYEPDEIIGEPLTMLMPDSLQDRHRSAIQRYLRTGEQTLDWEYLELPGKHADGHEIPLAVSFSEYEHDGDQFFVGIIRDNTERKRFERALTNLHQVSRDLTQTETKRDVSRHVVDAARDVLDLDNIAVYLFDDTENALQPTATTERLDDIFGGEPPSFTPKDTAIAWNSFINDETLTFDDILESDDVYRRDTPLRSGIWIPLSDHGVLAILSENVGEFDQQTQRLADHLAATAEATLDRVGREESLREQERELELRNQQLQNLNRTNDIIRDIDQALVEATTREAVEQAVCGLLTRDGRFTFAWIGDTGDEAVAPRRWAGDDQGYLDAVSLATGPEGDGDPAAKTAATGDTTLVSNVAADLRDAPWRKAALARDLQSVVSIPLEHDGMEYGVLTVYDTEPDAFDDLSQSVLRELGETIANAMNFIDTRRALLSDSVVELELDIQNADDPLVQLARETGCRFEFEGIVPQTTGTARVFVTATGATADTVRAAASESTRVEGVTLLSGGGSEDDENRFEVSVAGATIPSTLVECGAVVRTIRIADTETNVVVELPHSVGVRTFVDQLESNYPDTELVARRDRERSDRSSEAFEAALTESLTQRQLETLQTAYHSGYFEWPRDRTGEEVAADLDITQPTFNGHLRAAERKLCAKLFEGDAPPSD; encoded by the coding sequence GTGTCAGAGGTAAAAGAAGACGTCACCCGCGAACTAGTTCTGTCCGTCCCGGAGAACGAACTCCGCCAGCGTATCTGCGAGCGGTTCGCCGAGTCCGGGCTCTACGCGTTCGCGTGGCTCGGTAGCTACGACCCGGCCAAGGAGCGCGTGACGCTGGACGCCGCCGCTGGGACGACGGCGGATGCGCCCGAGGCGGTGCCACTGGCGGACGATTCGCCTCGCAACCGCCTAGTTCGCTCGGCAGTGGAGACGCGGGGCGTCCAGATCGAACGGGGATTACTGGACGACCCGCCCAGCGCGGACTGGGGTGACCACGCGCGGAACCACGGCTACCAGTCCGTGGCCGTCGTCCCGCTCGTCCACGAGGACGAGGTGTACGGTGTTCTCTACCTGGCGGCAGACCGCGCGGACGGTTTCGGCGACGACGAGCAGTGTCTGCTCGCGACGCTGGGGGAAACCATCGCGGTCGCACTCGACGACGCCGAGGCGGCGACGAACGACGGCACCGACGCGGACGGCGACGGCACCGATGCGAACGACGAAGCCGTCGTGATCAAACAACGCGAACGCCACCTGCGACGGGCGTACGAAATCATCGCCGACGGCGACCGGCCGTTCATCGAGCGAGTCGATGACCTCCTCGAGGTCGTCCGAGAGGCGGTTGGAACGGACTTCGCGACGTTCTCGCACGTGACCGACGACTACCGCTTCGAGGCGATCGACGCGCCGAACGACGGCGACCTCCAGGCGGGAGAGACGGTTCCACTCGAGGAACTTCCCAACTGCAGACACGTCGTCGAGAGCGAGGAGACGCTCGTCATCAGGGACGTCGACGAGGACGCTCCGGAGTTAGCGGACCCGACCTGGGGAATCAGCTGTTACCTCGGGACGCCGGTGTACGCCAGCGACGAGGTGTACGGCACGTTCTGTTTCTACGGGATGGAGGCGCGGAGCGAGGAGTTCACCGACTGGGACGTGACGTTCGTCGAACTCCTCGGCGACTGGGTGGGTTCGGAACTCGAACGGCGGAACTACGTGGAGGAACTGCGCGAGAGCGAACAGCACCTGAGTACGCTCGTCGAGACGACGCCCGAGTGCATCAAAACCGTCGGCCCCGACGGCACGCTGCTCCAGATGAACCCCGCGGGACTGGACATGGTGGAGGCCGACGCGGCGTCGAGCGTGGTCGGCGAGTGCGTCTACGACCTGATCGCCCCCGAGCACCGCCAGGAGTTCCGCGAGTTCAACGAGCGCGTCTGCGAGGGTGAAAGCGGGACGCTGGAGTTCGACATTGTCGGTCTGGACGGCACCCGCCGACACATGGAATCGCACGCGGCGCCGATGCCCGGTCCCGACGGGACGACCGTCCAGGTGGCGCTGACGCGCGATGTCACCGAGCAAAAGCGGCGCGAACGAGAACTCCAGAAACACTCCCGGATCGTCGAGACCGTCGACGACGGGATCTACGCGCTCGACGCCGACTCCCGCTTCACGATGGTCAACGACGCGTACTGCGAGCTGACGGGGTACGACCGCGAGGAACTGCTCGGTGAGAACGCGTCGCTCGTGCACACCGACGATCTAAACTCCGAGCTGTCGGCGAAGGTAGCGGAAGCGGTGGACGGCGGACGCGAGATAGCGCCCGTCGAGACGAAAGTCGAGACCGCCGACGGAAGTCTCGTGACGGTCCGGACGCAGGTCACGCCGTTCGAACTCGAAGATGGGTCGTACGGCCGTGTCGGAGTGGTTCGCGACATCTCCGAGTACAAGCGGATGAAAGAAGAACTCAACGAGATTTTCGCGCGCGTGTCCGACGCGTTCTACGCCCTCGACGAGGAGTTCCGGTTCACGCACGTCAACGACAGGGCCGAGGAACTCCTCCAGCACTCCGAGGAGGAACTGCTCGGCGAGAACCTCTGGGAGCGCTTCCCCGAGGCGGCCGAGGAGGACGCCGTCTGGGAGAGTTTCCACACCGCGATGGAGACCCAGGAGCCACAGAGCTACGAACTCTACTTCGAACCACTCGAGTTCTGGGTCGAGGCGACTGTCTACCCGTCCGAGACTGGCATGTCGGTCTACTTCCGCGACATCGCCGAGCGAAAGGAACGCGAGCACGAACTCGAGCAGTACGAGACGGTCGCCGAGACGGCGTCAGACGTCATCGTCTCCATCGACGCGCAGAGCCAGGTTCAGTACGTGAATCCGGTGGTCGAGAGCGTCTTCGGCTACGAACCCGACGAGATAATCGGCGAACCGCTCACGATGCTCATGCCCGATTCGCTCCAGGATCGCCACCGGAGCGCGATACAGCGATACCTCCGCACCGGGGAGCAGACGCTCGACTGGGAGTACCTCGAACTGCCGGGCAAGCACGCGGACGGCCACGAGATTCCGCTCGCGGTCTCGTTCAGCGAGTACGAGCACGACGGCGACCAGTTCTTCGTCGGCATCATCAGGGACAACACGGAGCGCAAGCGGTTCGAGCGCGCGCTCACGAACCTGCACCAGGTGAGTCGTGACCTCACGCAGACCGAAACCAAACGCGACGTGAGTCGACACGTCGTCGACGCCGCGAGAGACGTTCTGGACCTCGACAACATCGCCGTCTACCTGTTCGACGACACGGAGAACGCTCTCCAGCCGACGGCGACGACCGAACGACTCGACGACATCTTCGGCGGGGAACCCCCGTCGTTCACGCCCAAAGACACCGCAATCGCGTGGAACTCGTTCATCAACGACGAGACGCTCACGTTCGACGACATACTGGAGTCCGACGACGTCTACCGGCGGGACACGCCGCTCCGAAGCGGTATCTGGATTCCGCTCTCCGACCACGGCGTGCTCGCCATCCTCTCCGAGAACGTCGGCGAGTTCGACCAGCAGACCCAGCGGTTGGCGGACCACCTGGCGGCGACAGCGGAGGCCACGCTCGACCGCGTGGGGCGCGAGGAGTCGCTCCGGGAACAGGAGCGCGAACTCGAGTTGCGGAACCAGCAGCTCCAGAACCTCAACCGAACGAACGACATCATCCGGGACATCGACCAGGCGCTCGTCGAAGCGACGACGCGGGAAGCGGTCGAACAGGCCGTCTGTGGACTGCTGACCCGGGACGGCCGGTTCACGTTCGCGTGGATCGGCGACACCGGCGACGAAGCGGTGGCGCCCCGAAGGTGGGCCGGCGACGACCAGGGGTATCTCGACGCCGTCTCGCTGGCGACCGGCCCCGAGGGCGACGGCGACCCGGCGGCGAAGACGGCAGCGACGGGCGACACCACGCTCGTGTCGAACGTCGCCGCGGACCTGCGGGACGCGCCGTGGCGCAAAGCCGCGCTCGCTCGCGACCTCCAGTCGGTCGTCAGCATCCCACTCGAGCACGACGGGATGGAGTACGGCGTGTTGACCGTGTACGACACTGAGCCGGACGCCTTCGACGACCTCTCGCAGAGCGTCCTCCGCGAACTCGGCGAGACGATCGCTAACGCGATGAACTTCATCGACACCAGACGCGCGCTGCTCTCGGACAGCGTCGTCGAACTCGAACTGGACATACAGAACGCAGACGACCCGCTCGTCCAGCTCGCGCGCGAGACGGGCTGCCGGTTCGAGTTCGAGGGGATCGTTCCCCAGACCACGGGGACGGCCCGCGTCTTCGTCACGGCGACCGGTGCGACCGCCGACACCGTCCGCGCCGCCGCGTCGGAGTCGACGCGCGTGGAGGGCGTGACGCTCCTCAGCGGCGGGGGGAGCGAGGACGACGAGAACCGGTTCGAGGTCTCGGTGGCTGGCGCGACGATTCCGTCGACGCTCGTCGAGTGCGGGGCGGTCGTTCGGACGATCCGGATTGCGGACACGGAGACCAACGTCGTGGTGGAGCTCCCCCACTCGGTCGGCGTTCGGACGTTCGTGGACCAACTGGAGAGCAACTACCCCGACACGGAACTCGTCGCGCGCCGCGACAGGGAGCGGTCTGACCGGTCGTCGGAGGCCTTCGAGGCGGCCCTCACGGAGAGCCTGACGCAGCGACAACTGGAGACGCTCCAGACCGCGTACCACAGCGGGTACTTCGAGTGGCCGCGGGACCGCACTGGCGAGGAGGTCGCGGCGGACCTCGACATCACGCAACCGACGTTCAACGGGCACTTGCGCGCGGCGGAGCGGAAACTGTGTGCGAAACTGTTCGAGGGAGACGCGCCCCCGTCCGACTGA
- a CDS encoding HalOD1 output domain-containing protein: MSETASDAVRTDYHGTRPSEAVVLAVADARDTDPLDLEPLNNVIDPDALDRLFQSAGEESTVGELSFTMEGCEVVVHGDGDIVVTPPVTADEGGGPVAVRED; this comes from the coding sequence ATGAGTGAGACTGCATCGGATGCAGTCAGGACGGATTACCACGGTACACGACCGAGCGAGGCAGTTGTTCTCGCGGTTGCGGACGCCAGAGACACCGACCCGCTCGATTTGGAACCCCTCAACAACGTCATCGACCCGGACGCACTGGACAGGCTGTTCCAGTCGGCGGGGGAAGAATCGACGGTCGGAGAACTCAGTTTCACGATGGAAGGCTGCGAGGTGGTCGTCCACGGGGATGGCGACATCGTCGTGACACCACCGGTTACGGCAGACGAAGGTGGGGGCCCTGTCGCAGTGCGCGAAGATTGA
- a CDS encoding DUF7576 family protein: MGGRDEEEPTAPSNGQRDDQGAVCEYCGTPIDTSEWYPVTNRRDPDGSVELYAFCSETCQDSWCDEQTE; this comes from the coding sequence ATGGGGGGCCGTGACGAGGAAGAGCCGACTGCTCCGTCGAACGGACAGCGCGACGACCAGGGGGCGGTCTGTGAATACTGCGGGACACCGATCGACACGAGCGAGTGGTACCCCGTCACCAACCGGCGCGACCCGGACGGGTCGGTCGAACTGTACGCCTTCTGCAGCGAGACGTGCCAGGACTCGTGGTGCGACGAGCAGACGGAGTGA
- a CDS encoding glycerophosphodiester phosphodiesterase: MFEIAHRGFAGVAPENTVTAVRGAVESGADGVEVDVQPRADGTPVVFHDHRLDDEGESRGVTDASGFVWDADAGTLADANVLGSGEGVPTLDAVADEVPGNVELHVELKSPGSEDARLGLGGPAVPVWRPFVERVHGVLAANDAPVVYASFFDGALEAAQEVAPETPRAALCLDPDRGLTRASEFDCRALHPSLDVLSADLVSRAHGDGRAVNVWTVTDWQQAAACRDAGADGIIADYPGLLAHR, encoded by the coding sequence ATGTTCGAGATCGCGCACCGCGGATTCGCGGGCGTCGCCCCCGAGAACACTGTCACTGCGGTCCGCGGGGCCGTCGAGAGCGGTGCGGATGGCGTCGAGGTGGACGTCCAGCCGCGCGCGGACGGCACGCCCGTCGTCTTCCACGACCACCGTCTCGACGACGAGGGGGAGTCGCGTGGCGTTACCGACGCGTCCGGGTTCGTCTGGGACGCCGACGCCGGGACGCTCGCGGACGCGAACGTCCTGGGGAGCGGCGAGGGCGTGCCGACGCTCGACGCGGTGGCCGACGAGGTTCCCGGGAACGTGGAACTTCACGTCGAACTCAAGTCGCCCGGGAGCGAGGACGCCCGCCTCGGCCTCGGGGGCCCCGCAGTCCCGGTGTGGCGGCCGTTCGTGGAGCGCGTGCACGGCGTGCTCGCCGCCAACGACGCCCCGGTCGTCTACGCCTCGTTCTTCGACGGGGCGCTCGAGGCCGCACAGGAGGTCGCGCCGGAAACCCCGCGCGCCGCGCTCTGCCTCGACCCCGACCGCGGACTCACGCGCGCCAGCGAGTTCGACTGTCGCGCGCTCCACCCGTCGCTGGACGTCCTCTCCGCGGACCTCGTCTCGCGGGCGCACGGCGACGGCCGCGCGGTGAACGTCTGGACCGTGACGGACTGGCAGCAGGCGGCGGCGTGTCGCGACGCGGGTGCCGACGGCATCATCGCGGACTACCCCGGCTTGCTCGCCCACCGCTGA
- a CDS encoding ubiquitin-like small modifier protein 1: MEWRLFADLAETAGGQRVDVDVPADATVGDALDALLADRPALRERVLDDAGDVHHHVNVLLNGENVREAAGLDTRLESGDELAMFPPVSGG; this comes from the coding sequence ATGGAGTGGAGACTGTTCGCGGACCTCGCGGAGACCGCTGGCGGACAGCGCGTCGACGTGGACGTCCCGGCGGACGCGACGGTCGGGGACGCCCTGGACGCGCTGCTCGCCGACCGGCCGGCGCTCCGCGAGCGCGTGCTCGACGACGCGGGCGACGTACACCACCACGTCAACGTCCTTCTGAACGGGGAGAACGTCCGGGAGGCGGCGGGCCTCGATACGCGACTCGAGTCGGGCGACGAACTCGCGATGTTCCCGCCGGTGAGCGGGGGCTGA
- a CDS encoding AI-2E family transporter gives MTRSRIPEQSRAAWWLFVIALGLVVAFAVYSYIGTAVLGLFIYYAVRPPFRRINDVVDGRGLAAGITMLTVALPALAVVAWIGLQAVQEIGPALTNYRELLQPYVDVAALTDDPWRAAVDQLRNPGSETFNQAVTAALGLLQAAATGLTHVFIAIAIAFYLLRDQHRIANWFENDVGGEGTASYGYANAVDHDLQTIYFGNVLLVALVAVLALITYNAYNLLAPSALSIPFPTALALATGLASMVPLVVGKVVYVPLVGYLAWAATVTPDASIAYPIGLFVVAFLFLDLIPMTFLLPKVAGRETHVGLVMFGYIVGTLLFGWYGIFLGPLVVVLVLQAVRIVLSELLHSDDVTADVRAAESIGSDPDQAE, from the coding sequence ATGACACGTTCGAGAATCCCGGAGCAGTCGCGAGCGGCGTGGTGGCTGTTCGTCATCGCGCTCGGTCTGGTCGTCGCGTTCGCCGTCTACTCGTACATCGGCACCGCCGTGCTCGGCCTGTTCATCTACTACGCGGTGCGGCCGCCGTTCCGCCGAATCAACGACGTCGTCGACGGGCGGGGACTCGCGGCGGGCATCACGATGCTCACCGTCGCGCTCCCCGCGCTCGCCGTCGTCGCCTGGATCGGCCTCCAGGCCGTCCAGGAGATCGGACCGGCGCTCACCAACTACCGGGAACTCCTCCAGCCGTACGTCGACGTCGCGGCGCTCACTGACGACCCCTGGCGGGCGGCCGTCGACCAGCTCCGCAACCCGGGTTCGGAGACGTTCAACCAGGCAGTAACGGCGGCGCTCGGACTCCTGCAGGCCGCCGCGACCGGGCTGACGCACGTGTTCATCGCGATCGCCATCGCGTTCTACCTGCTTCGGGACCAGCACCGCATCGCGAACTGGTTCGAGAACGACGTCGGCGGCGAGGGGACGGCGTCGTACGGCTACGCCAACGCGGTCGACCACGACCTCCAGACCATCTACTTCGGGAACGTCCTGCTCGTCGCGCTCGTCGCGGTGCTCGCGCTGATCACCTACAACGCCTACAACCTCCTTGCGCCGAGCGCGCTGTCGATTCCGTTCCCGACCGCGCTCGCGCTCGCCACCGGTCTCGCGAGCATGGTCCCGCTCGTCGTCGGGAAGGTCGTCTACGTGCCACTCGTGGGCTACCTCGCGTGGGCCGCCACGGTGACGCCGGACGCCTCGATTGCGTACCCCATCGGGCTGTTCGTCGTCGCGTTCCTCTTCCTCGATCTGATCCCGATGACGTTCCTGCTGCCGAAGGTCGCTGGCCGCGAGACCCACGTTGGCCTCGTGATGTTCGGGTACATCGTCGGCACGCTGCTGTTCGGCTGGTACGGCATCTTCCTCGGGCCGCTCGTCGTGGTGCTGGTGTTGCAGGCGGTCCGCATCGTGCTCTCGGAGTTGCTCCACAGCGACGACGTCACGGCGGACGTACGCGCCGCGGAGTCCATCGGGTCCGACCCCGACCAGGCGGAGTGA
- the deoC gene encoding deoxyribose-phosphate aldolase, with protein sequence MNREELAASIDHTVLGPETTLADVERVVDEATEYGMNVCIPPCYVAEAREDAPEDLTIATVVGFPHGQNASGAKVEEARRAYDDGADELDVVINIGRLKAGEHAAVRQEIADVVAAVPVPVKVIIETALLTDDEKRAASRLARDADADMVKTSTGFAEGGATVPDVELMGGFLPVKASGGVGNYEQAQAMFDAGAVRIGASSGVDIVESYEE encoded by the coding sequence ATGAACCGCGAGGAACTCGCAGCGAGCATCGACCACACCGTACTCGGCCCCGAGACCACGCTCGCCGACGTCGAGCGCGTCGTCGACGAGGCCACGGAGTACGGAATGAACGTCTGCATCCCGCCGTGCTACGTCGCGGAGGCCCGCGAGGACGCGCCCGAGGACCTGACGATTGCGACGGTCGTCGGGTTCCCGCACGGCCAGAACGCGTCCGGCGCGAAGGTCGAGGAGGCCCGGCGGGCGTACGACGACGGCGCGGACGAACTCGACGTCGTCATCAATATTGGCCGACTGAAGGCCGGCGAGCACGCCGCCGTCCGCCAGGAGATAGCGGACGTGGTGGCGGCCGTCCCCGTCCCGGTGAAGGTCATCATCGAGACGGCGCTGCTCACGGATGACGAGAAGCGCGCGGCGAGCAGGCTGGCGAGGGACGCGGACGCCGACATGGTGAAGACCTCCACCGGATTCGCGGAGGGCGGCGCGACGGTGCCGGACGTCGAGTTGATGGGCGGGTTCCTGCCCGTGAAGGCCTCCGGCGGCGTCGGGAACTACGAGCAGGCGCAGGCGATGTTCGACGCGGGCGCGGTGCGCATCGGCGCGAGTTCGGGCGTCGACATCGTGGAGAGCTACGAGGAGTAG
- a CDS encoding ribose 1,5-bisphosphate isomerase yields MTAPEVRDTAEDIAEMEIRGAATIARAAADALEAQAVESDADTPEAFRAELRAAARRLRDTRPTAVSLPNALRYVLREVEGDSVEALRESTVSAAEAFRANLDRAQEDLGAVGANRLRDGDTIMTHCHSTDALACVRAALDDGKELSAIVKETRPRKQGHITAKQLREWGVPVTIIVDNAARRYLDDVDHVLVGADSIAADGSVINKIGTSGLAVNARERGTPIMVAAQTLKLHPDTLTGHTVEIEMRDEAEVFTEDDRAEVGDVDVENPAFDVTPPRYVDAIVTERGQFPPESIVTLMRELYGEGDTEPWEEE; encoded by the coding sequence ATGACCGCACCGGAAGTCAGGGACACCGCGGAGGACATCGCGGAGATGGAGATTCGGGGGGCGGCAACCATCGCCCGGGCCGCCGCGGACGCGCTGGAGGCCCAGGCCGTGGAGAGCGACGCGGACACGCCGGAGGCGTTCCGCGCGGAACTCCGGGCGGCCGCGCGCCGTCTCCGGGACACGCGCCCGACCGCGGTGAGCCTGCCGAACGCGCTGCGGTACGTGCTCCGCGAGGTTGAGGGAGACTCCGTCGAGGCGCTCCGGGAATCCACGGTTTCGGCGGCGGAGGCGTTCCGCGCGAACCTCGACCGCGCGCAGGAGGACCTCGGCGCGGTCGGCGCGAACCGCCTCCGAGACGGCGACACCATCATGACGCACTGCCACTCGACGGACGCGCTGGCTTGCGTTCGCGCGGCACTCGACGACGGGAAGGAACTCTCTGCTATCGTGAAGGAGACCCGGCCGCGCAAGCAGGGCCACATCACCGCGAAGCAACTCCGCGAGTGGGGCGTTCCGGTGACCATCATCGTCGACAACGCCGCACGGCGCTACCTCGACGATGTCGACCACGTGCTCGTCGGCGCGGACTCCATCGCGGCGGACGGCAGCGTCATCAACAAGATCGGGACCTCGGGGCTCGCGGTGAACGCCCGCGAGCGCGGCACGCCCATCATGGTCGCCGCCCAGACCCTCAAATTGCATCCGGACACGCTCACCGGCCACACCGTCGAGATCGAGATGCGGGACGAGGCCGAGGTGTTCACCGAGGACGACCGCGCGGAGGTTGGGGACGTCGACGTGGAGAACCCCGCGTTCGACGTGACGCCGCCGCGGTACGTCGACGCCATCGTCACCGAGCGCGGCCAGTTCCCGCCCGAGAGCATCGTCACGCTGATGCGGGAGTTGTACGGCGAGGGCGACACGGAACCCTGGGAAGAGGAGTAG
- a CDS encoding DUF63 family protein produces the protein MALAQQTGFLPVGLLQPDILPTGFEPPALPYLVVVAAAVLVVGWLLVREDPPVTERTVLAFAPWMALGSALYVGFQLQQYPDAVAPFFGSPIVYATTFALAGVVWLALRQIPAVGRPLPALAATGGVLALVPTALAVQYGLEHDSLTLVEPLAGVVVAVALAAVAWRLLGRLAPEETTIVGAAGALAVFGHVLDAVSTTVGVDLLGFGEQTPLSAAIMHFAAALPTEPYLGVGWLFVLVKTVLACGVVVLLAEYVREEPSEGNLVLAFVTAVGLGPGAHNILLFIAANPTGL, from the coding sequence ATGGCTCTGGCACAGCAGACCGGGTTTCTTCCAGTCGGACTCCTGCAACCCGACATCCTGCCGACCGGATTCGAACCCCCGGCGCTCCCGTATCTCGTGGTCGTGGCAGCCGCCGTGCTCGTCGTCGGCTGGCTGCTCGTCCGCGAGGACCCGCCGGTCACCGAGCGCACCGTGCTGGCGTTCGCACCGTGGATGGCGCTTGGCTCCGCGCTGTACGTCGGCTTCCAGTTACAGCAGTACCCGGACGCCGTCGCTCCGTTCTTCGGGTCCCCCATCGTCTACGCGACAACGTTCGCGCTCGCTGGCGTAGTCTGGCTCGCACTCCGACAGATTCCCGCGGTCGGCCGTCCACTGCCCGCGCTCGCCGCAACTGGAGGGGTGCTCGCACTCGTACCGACCGCGCTCGCCGTGCAGTACGGACTCGAGCACGACTCGCTGACGCTCGTCGAACCGCTCGCAGGCGTCGTGGTCGCCGTGGCGCTCGCCGCCGTCGCGTGGCGACTCCTCGGCCGTCTCGCACCCGAGGAAACCACCATCGTCGGCGCCGCCGGCGCGCTCGCGGTCTTCGGGCACGTCCTCGACGCCGTCTCGACGACTGTCGGCGTAGACCTGCTCGGGTTCGGCGAGCAGACGCCGCTCTCGGCCGCCATCATGCACTTCGCGGCGGCCCTCCCGACGGAACCGTACCTCGGCGTCGGGTGGCTGTTCGTGCTCGTGAAGACAGTGCTCGCGTGCGGCGTCGTCGTGTTGCTCGCGGAGTACGTGCGCGAGGAGCCAAGCGAGGGGAACCTCGTGCTCGCGTTCGTCACCGCGGTCGGCCTCGGCCCCGGCGCCCACAACATCCTGCTGTTTATCGCGGCGAACCCCACAGGACTTTAG
- a CDS encoding carbohydrate kinase family protein, whose amino-acid sequence MVRVVAAGHVNWDVTLRVEALPEPDGEAQLVSQRRSGGGSAANVACALAGFGADPGLVGSVGDDENGLLARRELDGAGVDLRGLRVVEDAETSVKYLLVANDGEVMVLGNDGANEAVTPETVDGDYVASADHLHLTSQRPDTAAHLAELAADAGATVSFDPGRRLGERDFSEALARADVVFVNDREAASVIDGDESYAESGHSDRVVVVKHGADGATVHTPEGSYDHPGFGVDPIDTTGAGDAFAAGFVSVLLDHDADYERALEFANACGALAAREEGARTAPTRADVEVFLDEQF is encoded by the coding sequence ATGGTTCGAGTCGTCGCCGCCGGTCACGTCAACTGGGACGTCACGCTGCGCGTGGAGGCGCTCCCGGAACCCGACGGCGAAGCCCAACTCGTCTCCCAGCGCCGCTCGGGCGGCGGGAGTGCGGCGAACGTCGCGTGCGCGCTCGCCGGCTTCGGCGCCGACCCGGGGCTCGTCGGCAGCGTCGGAGACGACGAGAACGGCCTGCTCGCGCGCCGGGAACTCGACGGCGCGGGCGTCGACCTGCGCGGCCTCCGAGTCGTCGAGGACGCCGAGACGAGCGTGAAATACCTCCTCGTCGCGAACGACGGCGAGGTGATGGTGCTCGGGAACGACGGCGCGAACGAGGCCGTCACGCCCGAGACCGTGGACGGCGACTACGTGGCGTCCGCCGACCACCTCCACCTCACCAGCCAGCGCCCGGACACCGCCGCACACCTCGCGGAACTCGCCGCCGACGCCGGCGCGACCGTCTCCTTCGACCCGGGGCGCCGACTCGGCGAACGCGACTTCTCGGAAGCACTCGCCCGCGCCGACGTCGTCTTCGTCAACGACCGCGAGGCCGCTTCGGTCATCGACGGCGACGAGTCCTACGCCGAGTCCGGCCACAGCGACCGCGTCGTCGTGGTGAAACACGGCGCGGACGGCGCGACCGTCCACACGCCAGAGGGTTCCTACGACCACCCGGGGTTCGGCGTCGACCCCATCGACACGACGGGCGCGGGCGACGCGTTCGCCGCCGGGTTCGTCTCCGTGCTCCTCGACCACGACGCCGACTACGAGCGCGCCCTGGAGTTCGCGAACGCCTGCGGCGCGCTCGCCGCCCGCGAGGAGGGCGCGCGAACGGCGCCGACGCGCGCCGACGTCGAGGTGTTCCTGGACGAGCAGTTCTGA